A stretch of DNA from Allomeiothermus silvanus DSM 9946:
TGGCGTTATGTGACTCAGGGGCCAAGTGCTCACCCGCCAGCGTGCAACGTCTGCTCGTCCAGCTCGATCACCGCTGCCGGGGCTACGAACCCGATGTGCTTGTGGGTGGCGTCGCAGAAAGGTTTGTTGGACGATTGCCCGCAGCGGCACAAGGAGACCCGGCTTTTTTCGATGACCTGCTCGAGCCCGCCATGGCGGTAGGTGTAGCGGCCCCCGGTTTCGATGACGATGGGTCCGTTCTCGCGAAATTCGATCCTCATACCCCAAGTCTATTGCCTTAGGAGTCGCCCCAGTAGGGGCACCAACAAGTACGTCAGGAGGATCCGCACAGTGTGAAAAACCCCCACCAAAGCTGGCTTACCCCCCTCGGCTTGGGCCAGCACCCCCATGCCCGTGACACCTCCTGGAGCCAGCCCAAACAAAGCGGTAACGAGGCCGATGCCGGTATACCGGTCAAGGATCCACGCCAGGCCAGCACCCAGGCCGATTAGAGCCAGTGCAGCCCCCACCGCCCAAGGTAGAGCTTGTTGGGCGATGTGCAGGAGTTCGCGGTTGAAGGAAAGCCCAATCAGAATCCCAGCGGCGAGCTGTACCAACAGGTCCATCCCGTTCGGCGTTATGGCTTTGACCGGGGTAAATAGCTGGTATGCCGCGGTGCCGATCATGGTCCCCACTACCGGGCCACCCGGCAGGCCCAAACGCCAGAAGACTAGTCCCAGAGCGATCCCGCATAGGCTAGCGGTGAAGAATGCACCCATGCAACGAGCATAACCCTTACGTCCATCGGCGGCCCCAATCGCGCATAGCCTCGAATATAGGCGCTAGGGAGCGGCCTTTTTCGCTAAGCCGGTACTCGACTCTAGGTGGAATCTCGGGGTAGTGGATGCGGGTCAAGATACCCTTTTCCTCCAGCGCTACGAGCCTTTGGGAGAGAGTTTTGGGGGAGATGCCCTGGAGGTTTTTGCATAGCTCGTTGAAGCGCCGGGGACCCCACAGCAGCTCCCGAACGAT
This window harbors:
- a CDS encoding winged helix-turn-helix transcriptional regulator encodes the protein MKYGPRAYEREECAAERTLDIIGNRWTSLIVRELLWGPRRFNELCKNLQGISPKTLSQRLVALEEKGILTRIHYPEIPPRVEYRLSEKGRSLAPIFEAMRDWGRRWT
- a CDS encoding AbrB family transcriptional regulator, with the protein product MGAFFTASLCGIALGLVFWRLGLPGGPVVGTMIGTAAYQLFTPVKAITPNGMDLLVQLAAGILIGLSFNRELLHIAQQALPWAVGAALALIGLGAGLAWILDRYTGIGLVTALFGLAPGGVTGMGVLAQAEGGKPALVGVFHTVRILLTYLLVPLLGRLLRQ
- a CDS encoding CDGSH iron-sulfur domain-containing protein, whose translation is MRIEFRENGPIVIETGGRYTYRHGGLEQVIEKSRVSLCRCGQSSNKPFCDATHKHIGFVAPAAVIELDEQTLHAGG